A part of Desulfovibrio sp. genomic DNA contains:
- a CDS encoding PhnD/SsuA/transferrin family substrate-binding protein, with protein MLQKVLSVSLFLLLPLLLQGAPDASAGSVRLGVLANRGDELALQEYQPLATYLTGVLPGLEFSVIPIPFTDIDKAVASTEVDFIIVNPALYVQLERRHGVMRIATMNNQAGGRTSMRFGGVVFTRASNQQINSLEDLKGKRVAAVHPYSMGGWLVAYGEFFRKGINPIKDFQSLVFVGTQDASVKAVLAGEADAGTARTDTLEQMAEAGTISLSDVKVIPHQEHGPEYDAFPFLLSTRLYPEWAVARLAHVSDDQARRVAAALLIASDNFLGGSDTHIRSFTVPLNYQPVDDLLRELKVKPYDTPPKVELREFLFQHRIEVTLAGLALIGLFLATIYFLSLSGRLRRVQAKLLRELAEREKAEASMQMAKDIAERASRAKSFLVANMSHEIRTPLNGMLGMLQLLQTTPLDGEQQECVDMAVRSGTRLTSLISDILDLARMEAGKLFICESIFSLQELFAEVQDTFKPSCVEKGIDLHLTLDPALPSRVLGDMNKIRQVLYNLIGNSVKFTDKGTVALEAWAISPPTGGECGVLFMVSDTGTGIPDDMLAFIFDPFTQVDDSSTRKYEGAGLGLNIVKRLVEVLDASLAVDTETGRGTTMAFTLALRIPGPALKIVTSKKTTPPPKISGTKNLRILLVEDERTNRVALTRLLEKQGCTVLTAENGKQALDILSNERFDCVLMDVQMPVMDGLTAVKLLRQSNGLSAKVPMIALTAHAMDGDRDTCLDAGMDGYLAKPVDMEELRKTLASVLDDPSLDTGRNG; from the coding sequence ATGCTCCAGAAAGTACTCAGCGTATCCCTTTTTCTGCTCCTGCCTCTCCTCTTGCAGGGCGCTCCAGATGCATCTGCCGGCTCCGTTCGGCTTGGTGTCCTGGCCAACCGGGGAGATGAACTCGCCCTGCAGGAGTACCAGCCTCTGGCAACTTACCTCACGGGTGTGCTGCCAGGCCTCGAGTTTTCGGTCATACCCATACCTTTCACCGACATCGACAAGGCTGTCGCTTCAACGGAAGTGGACTTCATCATTGTGAACCCCGCCCTCTATGTGCAACTTGAGCGGCGGCACGGGGTCATGCGTATCGCCACCATGAACAACCAGGCCGGGGGTCGCACGAGCATGCGCTTCGGGGGAGTGGTCTTCACCAGGGCCTCGAACCAGCAGATCAACTCCCTCGAGGATCTCAAGGGCAAACGGGTTGCGGCGGTGCATCCTTATTCCATGGGCGGCTGGCTGGTGGCGTACGGCGAGTTTTTCCGGAAAGGGATCAATCCCATCAAGGATTTTCAGAGCCTGGTCTTTGTGGGAACTCAGGACGCTTCCGTGAAGGCCGTGCTCGCGGGAGAGGCCGATGCGGGCACCGCACGAACCGACACGCTGGAACAGATGGCTGAAGCCGGAACCATCTCCCTTTCCGATGTAAAAGTTATTCCACACCAGGAGCACGGCCCAGAGTATGATGCGTTCCCCTTTCTGCTGAGCACAAGGCTCTACCCGGAATGGGCCGTGGCCAGGTTGGCCCACGTGTCCGACGATCAGGCCAGGAGGGTAGCCGCGGCCCTGCTCATCGCTTCGGACAATTTCCTTGGCGGCTCGGACACCCATATCCGAAGTTTTACAGTCCCCTTGAACTACCAGCCCGTGGACGATCTTTTGCGCGAGCTCAAGGTAAAACCCTACGACACGCCGCCAAAAGTCGAGCTCCGCGAGTTCCTATTCCAGCACAGGATCGAAGTGACCCTGGCCGGGCTTGCCTTAATCGGACTCTTCCTGGCCACCATCTATTTCCTCAGCCTCTCCGGCCGGCTGCGCAGAGTCCAGGCAAAGCTTCTGCGTGAACTGGCAGAACGGGAAAAGGCCGAGGCCTCGATGCAAATGGCCAAGGACATCGCCGAGAGGGCAAGCAGGGCCAAAAGTTTCCTCGTTGCCAACATGAGCCATGAAATCCGCACCCCGCTAAACGGCATGCTGGGCATGCTCCAGCTTTTGCAAACCACCCCACTGGACGGGGAACAGCAGGAGTGCGTGGACATGGCCGTCCGGTCCGGAACGCGCCTGACGTCGCTTATAAGCGACATTCTCGACCTGGCCCGCATGGAGGCGGGCAAGCTCTTCATCTGCGAGTCGATCTTCTCGCTCCAAGAGCTTTTTGCCGAGGTGCAGGACACATTCAAGCCTTCCTGCGTGGAAAAGGGTATCGACTTGCACCTTACGCTGGACCCGGCTCTTCCCTCCCGTGTCCTGGGGGACATGAACAAGATTCGTCAGGTTCTCTACAATTTGATCGGAAACTCCGTGAAGTTCACTGACAAGGGGACCGTTGCGCTTGAGGCATGGGCCATCTCTCCTCCCACCGGGGGCGAATGCGGGGTTCTGTTCATGGTCTCGGATACAGGGACGGGCATCCCTGACGACATGCTCGCCTTCATTTTTGATCCATTCACCCAGGTGGACGATTCGAGCACTCGCAAATACGAGGGTGCCGGTCTTGGCTTGAACATCGTCAAGCGGCTGGTGGAAGTCCTGGACGCTTCTTTGGCTGTGGATACCGAAACGGGCCGGGGAACCACCATGGCCTTTACCCTTGCCTTGCGCATTCCAGGTCCTGCTTTGAAGATCGTCACCTCGAAAAAGACCACCCCTCCTCCGAAAATTTCCGGCACCAAAAATTTGCGCATTCTTCTGGTGGAGGACGAAAGAACAAATCGCGTCGCCCTCACCCGGCTTTTGGAAAAGCAAGGATGCACAGTGCTGACCGCAGAAAACGGCAAACAGGCCTTGGACATTTTATCAAACGAACGGTTTGATTGCGTCCTCATGGACGTTCAGATGCCCGTCATGGATGGACTGACCGCGGTAAAACTCCTGCGCCAATCGAATGGGCTGTCGGCCAAAGTCCCCATGATCGCCCTCACAGCCCATGCAATGGACGGTGACCGGGATACGTGCCTCGATGCCGGTATGGACGGCTACCTGGCCAAGCCTGTGGACATGGAAGAACTACGAAAAACCCTGGCCAGTGTGTTGGACGACCCGTCGCTAGATACTGGAAGAAACGGATAG
- a CDS encoding NADH-quinone oxidoreductase subunit N, which yields MIPRLLAPEIGMAALALVFFLQGLGFESLKRLGGLSVWLAAAVTVLAAASLDARGSLFWDCYAVDSLSQFFKLAIAFGFAVVTAIGPRPVDVEEGKRPDYFMLLAISSLGLMLLASAKELTTMYLALELASLSLYAVAPLRAESRPAAEAAVKYILYGAMVTALSLYGLSLIMASQHTTYLPQLAAKPWSVAQSPLAVLGLALYLCGFLFKLALFPFHFWCPDVYQGVGNETAAFVSTLPKLGAVAVLVRLVGELGMNSQTGSALAVLAALSMTAGNLSALAQKDLKRLLGFSSVSHAGYAVMGLVAAGPEGLASAAFYGVCYLLMNLAAFFVVCRIGADGSNPTLASLDGLYKRSPGLAFVLLAAAFSLVGLPPTAGFVGKFFLLGSLWGKGHDWLVVVAVLNTAIAIYYYLNMVRHAYTVEPGEATPLALKSLRGILGGGLAVALLLVGLLPGFLFGLAQAAAGFAIR from the coding sequence ATGATCCCCCGGCTGCTGGCTCCCGAAATCGGTATGGCCGCGCTGGCCCTGGTGTTCTTTCTGCAAGGCCTGGGGTTTGAGTCCTTGAAACGCCTGGGCGGTCTTTCAGTCTGGCTGGCCGCCGCAGTGACTGTTCTGGCCGCCGCGAGCCTTGACGCGCGGGGCAGCCTGTTCTGGGATTGTTACGCGGTGGATTCCCTCTCGCAGTTTTTCAAGCTGGCCATAGCCTTCGGATTCGCGGTGGTCACGGCCATCGGGCCAAGGCCCGTGGACGTGGAGGAAGGGAAACGGCCCGATTACTTCATGCTCCTGGCCATCTCCTCCCTCGGGCTCATGCTCTTGGCTTCGGCCAAGGAACTGACCACCATGTACCTGGCCCTGGAACTGGCCTCCTTGAGCCTTTACGCCGTGGCCCCCCTGCGCGCCGAGAGCCGTCCAGCGGCAGAAGCCGCTGTGAAGTACATCCTTTACGGGGCCATGGTCACGGCACTATCTCTGTACGGTCTGTCGCTCATCATGGCCTCGCAGCACACCACCTATCTGCCGCAGCTTGCGGCCAAGCCCTGGAGCGTGGCCCAGTCTCCGCTGGCGGTGCTGGGGCTTGCGCTCTATCTGTGCGGGTTTCTCTTCAAACTGGCCCTGTTCCCGTTTCATTTCTGGTGCCCTGACGTCTATCAGGGCGTTGGCAACGAGACAGCAGCGTTCGTTTCCACCCTGCCCAAGCTTGGCGCGGTGGCGGTGCTCGTTCGCCTTGTGGGCGAACTGGGCATGAACTCTCAGACCGGTTCAGCCCTTGCTGTGCTGGCCGCGCTATCCATGACCGCGGGAAATCTCTCAGCCCTGGCTCAGAAGGATTTGAAGCGTCTGCTCGGCTTTTCCAGCGTGTCCCATGCCGGCTACGCCGTGATGGGCCTGGTGGCGGCCGGACCCGAGGGGCTTGCGTCGGCCGCGTTTTACGGGGTGTGCTATCTGCTAATGAATCTTGCGGCCTTTTTCGTGGTCTGCCGGATAGGCGCGGACGGATCCAATCCGACTCTTGCGAGTCTGGACGGCCTGTACAAACGGTCGCCGGGCCTGGCCTTTGTTCTTCTCGCGGCGGCCTTTTCCCTGGTGGGGTTGCCTCCCACGGCCGGGTTCGTGGGGAAGTTTTTCCTGCTGGGTTCGCTCTGGGGCAAGGGGCATGATTGGCTGGTGGTGGTGGCCGTGCTGAACACGGCAATCGCCATCTACTATTATCTCAACATGGTCAGGCACGCATACACAGTGGAACCCGGAGAGGCTACGCCGCTGGCGCTCAAATCCTTGAGGGGTATCCTAGGTGGCGGTTTGGCCGTGGCGCTTCTGCTGGTGGGCCTCCTGCCTGGATTTCTCTTCGGGTTGGCCCAGGCCGCAGCGGGTTTCGCGATCAGATAG
- a CDS encoding sugar-binding transcriptional regulator — protein sequence MVGVDDSESQLLSRVAWLYFNEELTQAEIGERLGITRLKVNRLLQVGRETGLIQVIINTPFKECVSLEGRLVREFGLVRAIVVPAPERGDRHLFDAIGRPAGEYVSQVLEDGQSLGVGWGNTIRAAINGITVRNFRDISVTSLYGGVPRSPVNPFDSTAMFARQLRAEVCNHLAAPMFVSSPEVRETIASQDIFRTYYQEALQVDMLLTAVGDLTAQATNITLGAITHEQRRDLAKAGAVGEFFGRFLAGDGSVLDHTVNACSMSPDFDGLCKVPHIVLVSGGMAKVPILRTVLKRGYVHVFVTDATTASDLLKN from the coding sequence ATGGTTGGCGTCGACGACAGCGAAAGCCAGCTTCTTTCCCGGGTCGCCTGGCTGTATTTCAACGAGGAACTTACTCAGGCCGAGATCGGCGAACGTCTGGGCATCACCCGTCTCAAGGTGAACCGGCTGTTGCAGGTGGGGCGAGAGACCGGACTTATCCAGGTCATCATCAACACGCCGTTCAAGGAGTGCGTGTCCCTGGAGGGGCGGTTGGTGAGAGAGTTCGGGCTGGTGCGGGCTATCGTGGTCCCTGCGCCGGAACGGGGCGACCGCCACCTCTTCGACGCCATCGGACGGCCTGCGGGGGAATACGTCTCCCAGGTACTTGAGGATGGGCAATCCCTGGGTGTGGGGTGGGGCAACACGATCCGTGCAGCCATCAACGGCATCACTGTCCGCAATTTTCGGGATATCTCCGTGACCTCGCTCTACGGTGGAGTCCCCCGCAGCCCTGTCAATCCGTTCGACTCAACCGCCATGTTCGCCCGCCAGCTCCGGGCGGAGGTATGCAATCATCTGGCGGCGCCCATGTTCGTCTCCTCTCCGGAAGTGAGAGAGACCATCGCCAGTCAGGACATCTTCCGCACATACTACCAGGAAGCGCTCCAGGTGGACATGCTTCTCACCGCCGTGGGCGACCTGACCGCTCAGGCCACCAACATCACCCTCGGGGCGATCACCCACGAGCAGCGCAGGGATTTGGCCAAAGCCGGAGCTGTGGGTGAATTCTTCGGGCGTTTTCTGGCCGGGGACGGAAGCGTGCTGGACCATACTGTCAACGCCTGCAGCATGTCCCCGGATTTTGACGGCCTGTGCAAGGTGCCCCACATCGTGCTGGTGTCGGGCGGTATGGCCAAGGTCCCCATACTTCGGACCGTTCTCAAGCGCGGATACGTGCACGTCTTCGTGACCGACGCAACCACCGCTTCGGATCTGCTCAAAAACTAG
- a CDS encoding FAD-dependent oxidoreductase, translated as MDREHLLGRQKSGGEFDLLVIGGGATGCGVALDAATRGLDVALVEQGDFSQGTSSKSTKLVHGGVRYLEKAVLKLDREQFGLVCEGLRERGYLLRNAPHLAHPIQLMTPVKTWFQAAYIFAGLVLYDLLAGRLSLGRSRLVTSSKAQRMFPQLNLDGYVAAVIYFDGQFNDARMAVTLARTANAHGAACLNHVEVVELVKEGGRVRGAVVRDVITGESWTIRAKGVVNATGPFADAVRRMDDPQAKDMLKVSSGIHILLDAKHTPKDMSLMIPSTEDGRVLFMIPWMGHVLFGTTDEPARVEHDPVPEEKDVDYLLRYASKYLRQPLTRTDVLAVWSGLRPLVYASGKASTQELARSHVIDVSASGLLTITGGKWTSYRSMAEDAVDVACARFGLGGNRKSATRTMRLLGSCGHVAGSWDELARREGLEPDLARSLVSLYGDEAKRVLAEGRETGLMDRLHPAHPYIGAEVVYAVRKEMAAHVSDVLLRRLPLGLLDMVHAQEAAPAVADIMARELGWDDARREREIESAKALLTSWYSGRAAA; from the coding sequence ATGGACAGAGAGCATCTTCTTGGCCGCCAAAAAAGCGGCGGTGAATTCGACCTTCTCGTAATCGGCGGCGGGGCCACTGGTTGTGGCGTGGCCCTGGACGCGGCCACCCGGGGCCTGGATGTGGCCCTGGTGGAACAGGGGGACTTCTCCCAAGGCACCAGCAGCAAGAGCACTAAATTGGTTCACGGCGGGGTGCGGTACTTGGAAAAGGCCGTCCTGAAGCTCGATCGCGAGCAGTTCGGCCTGGTGTGCGAGGGACTTCGCGAACGGGGTTATCTCTTGCGAAACGCGCCCCATCTGGCCCACCCAATCCAGCTCATGACCCCGGTGAAGACCTGGTTCCAGGCGGCCTACATCTTCGCGGGCCTGGTGCTCTACGATCTTTTGGCCGGGCGGCTGTCGCTGGGACGCAGCAGGCTTGTAACCAGCTCAAAGGCCCAGCGAATGTTTCCTCAGCTGAACCTGGACGGCTACGTGGCCGCGGTAATCTACTTTGACGGGCAGTTCAACGACGCTCGAATGGCCGTCACTCTGGCGCGTACAGCCAACGCACATGGGGCGGCCTGCCTGAACCATGTGGAAGTGGTGGAACTGGTCAAGGAGGGGGGACGGGTGCGGGGGGCCGTTGTCCGCGACGTCATCACCGGCGAAAGCTGGACCATTCGGGCCAAGGGAGTGGTCAACGCCACCGGCCCATTTGCCGATGCCGTGCGGCGTATGGACGACCCCCAGGCCAAAGACATGCTCAAGGTAAGCTCCGGCATCCACATACTGCTCGACGCCAAGCACACCCCGAAAGACATGTCGCTTATGATCCCCAGCACCGAGGATGGACGCGTGCTCTTCATGATTCCCTGGATGGGGCACGTGCTGTTCGGCACCACCGACGAGCCAGCCCGGGTGGAGCACGACCCCGTGCCTGAGGAAAAGGACGTCGACTACCTTTTGCGTTACGCCAGCAAATACCTTCGCCAGCCCTTGACCCGCACAGACGTGCTGGCCGTCTGGAGCGGCCTGCGCCCCCTGGTGTATGCTTCCGGAAAGGCCAGCACCCAGGAGTTGGCCCGTAGCCATGTGATCGACGTGAGCGCTTCGGGGCTTCTCACCATTACCGGCGGCAAGTGGACCAGCTACCGGAGCATGGCCGAGGACGCCGTGGACGTGGCCTGCGCCAGATTCGGCCTTGGCGGGAATCGCAAGAGCGCCACCCGCACCATGAGGCTTCTGGGCTCCTGCGGGCATGTGGCCGGTTCATGGGATGAGCTTGCCCGGCGCGAGGGTCTCGAACCCGACTTGGCCAGGTCGCTCGTCTCCCTCTACGGCGACGAGGCCAAGCGCGTGTTGGCCGAGGGCCGCGAAACCGGGCTCATGGACCGTCTCCATCCGGCGCATCCTTACATCGGGGCCGAAGTGGTCTACGCAGTGCGCAAGGAAATGGCCGCCCATGTGTCGGATGTGCTTCTGCGGCGCTTGCCCTTGGGGCTTTTGGACATGGTACACGCCCAGGAAGCCGCTCCGGCAGTGGCTGACATTATGGCTCGCGAGCTCGGCTGGGACGATGCCCGCCGCGAAAGAGAGATCGAATCCGCGAAAGCACTGCTTACATCCTGGTATTCCGGGCGTGCCGCAGCCTGA
- a CDS encoding HDOD domain-containing protein produces MSEHTSPAQDQVFFTKHPILDAKRKLWGYELISSDAGAGARLLSDAQRQASENLASSTFIGIQQAMERGKRILLSFDEQGLLEKAPYAFSPSQCVVKFQGQAQDKAALIQALDALRKDGYTLAVDILADAAVIKEILHQIDIITIDLGGGVDPKTLRDKTKSLGAMLLSARVQRLEQFESLKEVGYALFQGAFFKEPEIISDRKLTSHEISRINILKAIEAEDPDLDALSEAISSDVSVSFRLLTYLNSAAFSFPQKIQSIRQAINMLGVVKMKNWLRAVLLADMAHQGDNPQELVLLSLQRGRFLENIAKEYDFWGFDPGSLFLLGLFSLIDAILGMPTAKVVEYLPLDEKLKNALCRDPNNEYQPLMDLMVCIEDTDWAKLEALTQKLSFDLDVVKACYSDAMTWAGGFFSLKEKIQD; encoded by the coding sequence ATGTCCGAACATACCTCGCCCGCACAAGATCAGGTCTTTTTTACCAAGCATCCAATCCTGGATGCCAAACGCAAACTCTGGGGCTATGAGCTCATTTCCAGCGATGCTGGCGCTGGAGCACGCCTTCTCTCGGACGCCCAGCGCCAAGCCTCGGAAAACCTGGCCTCAAGCACATTCATTGGTATCCAGCAGGCCATGGAGAGAGGCAAGCGAATCCTGCTCTCCTTCGACGAGCAGGGACTCTTGGAAAAGGCGCCTTACGCCTTTTCCCCTTCGCAATGCGTGGTGAAGTTCCAAGGGCAGGCACAAGACAAGGCCGCCCTGATCCAGGCGCTGGATGCTTTAAGAAAGGACGGCTACACCCTGGCGGTGGACATTCTGGCCGATGCCGCCGTGATAAAGGAAATATTGCACCAGATAGACATCATCACCATAGATCTGGGAGGCGGGGTGGACCCCAAGACCCTGCGCGACAAGACGAAATCTTTGGGCGCGATGCTCTTGTCCGCGCGGGTGCAGCGCCTCGAGCAGTTCGAATCATTGAAGGAAGTGGGATACGCTCTTTTTCAGGGTGCCTTCTTCAAGGAGCCGGAAATCATTTCCGACCGCAAGCTCACTTCCCATGAGATATCGCGCATCAATATCCTGAAGGCCATCGAGGCTGAGGACCCGGATCTGGACGCCCTGTCCGAGGCCATCTCCTCCGACGTTTCAGTGAGCTTCAGGCTGCTGACCTATCTCAACAGCGCGGCCTTCAGCTTCCCCCAGAAGATTCAGTCCATCCGCCAGGCCATCAACATGTTGGGCGTGGTCAAGATGAAGAACTGGCTGCGGGCCGTGCTCCTGGCGGACATGGCCCATCAGGGGGACAATCCGCAGGAACTGGTGCTTTTGTCTCTTCAGAGAGGGAGATTTCTGGAAAACATCGCCAAGGAGTACGATTTCTGGGGGTTTGATCCCGGAAGCCTGTTCCTTCTGGGGCTTTTTTCCCTCATAGACGCCATTCTTGGAATGCCGACGGCCAAGGTGGTGGAATACCTCCCCCTGGACGAGAAACTTAAAAACGCCCTCTGCCGGGATCCCAATAACGAGTATCAGCCCCTTATGGACCTGATGGTCTGCATCGAAGATACGGACTGGGCCAAGCTTGAGGCATTGACCCAGAAGCTCTCCTTCGACCTGGACGTGGTCAAGGCTTGCTATTCCGATGCCATGACCTGGGCCGGAGGCTTCTTCAGCCTCAAGGAGAAAATTCAGGACTAA
- a CDS encoding glycogen/starch/alpha-glucan phosphorylase, which yields MDKAPAPKKLESFYQLDTLADDIRRNILTILGNDFYPTRKFRLFNGLAYSVRNRLINMWLGTQRSYYDAMTKRVYYLSMEFLPGRFLMNYLTNMRMEEGCRQTIQDMGFKLEDIEEEERDAGLGNGGLGRLASCYMDSMASMKIPGYGYGILYDYGLFHQMIVDGAQEERADNWRSHGSPWVIDRAEDLYEVHFHGRSEAYQDDAGNLRYRWVDTETVRAMACDILVPGFGCDHVTNMRLWAAKSSQDFSLKDFNKGDFVRAMEEKVLSENISKVLYPNDEPLVGKELRLKQQYFLVAATFQDIVRRHKKQHSSFASFPDFVAVQLNDTHPSIAIAELMRILLDLESLPWDDAWDICVKTFAYTNHTVLPEALETWPVDLMGRVLPRHLEIIMEINSRFMGEVARRYPGDFERMARMSIIDEGWGRRVRMAHLAIVGSHAVNGVAMLHSTILKNGLFKDFDEFYPGKIGNITNGVTPRRWLLQANPSLAGLITRTIGPEWVTDLNKLRELIPLAEDASFRAAWRESKRENKKRLARYVLRKVGMGINPDTLFDVQVKRMHEYKRQLLNVLHVITLYNRLVDNPGHDCPARTVMIGGKAAPSYHMAKLVIRLINAVGETVNNDARIKGKLKLIFLPNYCISQAEKVIPATDLSEQISTAGMEASGTGNMKFAINGALTIGTLDGANVEIMEEVGEENIFIFGLKAHEVDALRAGGNDPKLWYEGDAELKRALDMIASGAFSPGEPHLFAPLIDSLLHKGDHYLVLADYRAYVRTQDRVGRLYMDKEEWTKKSILNTATMGKFSSDRAVLEYAKNIWNIPPLGD from the coding sequence ATGGATAAAGCCCCTGCCCCCAAAAAGCTGGAATCCTTCTACCAACTAGACACCTTGGCGGACGATATCCGCCGAAACATACTCACCATTCTAGGCAACGATTTCTATCCGACCCGTAAGTTCCGCTTGTTCAACGGGCTGGCCTACAGCGTCCGCAACAGGCTCATCAACATGTGGCTTGGCACCCAGCGCTCCTACTACGACGCCATGACCAAGCGGGTGTACTACCTCTCCATGGAGTTCCTCCCCGGACGTTTCCTCATGAACTACCTCACCAACATGCGCATGGAGGAGGGTTGCCGCCAAACCATTCAGGATATGGGCTTCAAGCTGGAAGACATCGAGGAGGAAGAACGCGACGCCGGGCTTGGCAACGGGGGCCTGGGGCGGCTGGCCTCCTGCTACATGGACTCCATGGCCTCCATGAAAATCCCCGGCTACGGATACGGTATCCTCTACGACTACGGGCTCTTTCACCAGATGATCGTGGACGGAGCCCAGGAGGAGCGGGCCGACAACTGGCGCAGCCACGGCAGCCCCTGGGTGATCGACCGCGCCGAGGATCTCTACGAGGTGCACTTCCACGGCCGTTCCGAGGCATACCAGGACGATGCCGGCAATCTTCGCTATCGCTGGGTGGACACCGAAACGGTAAGAGCCATGGCCTGCGACATCCTGGTGCCGGGCTTTGGATGCGACCATGTCACCAACATGCGCTTGTGGGCGGCCAAGTCCAGCCAGGACTTCAGCCTGAAGGATTTCAACAAGGGCGACTTTGTCCGGGCAATGGAGGAAAAGGTCCTCTCGGAGAACATCTCCAAGGTTCTCTATCCCAACGACGAGCCCCTGGTGGGCAAGGAACTGCGCCTCAAACAGCAGTACTTCCTGGTGGCGGCCACCTTCCAGGACATCGTGCGGCGCCACAAGAAACAACACAGCTCATTCGCCAGCTTCCCGGACTTCGTGGCTGTCCAGCTCAACGACACCCACCCGTCCATCGCCATCGCAGAACTCATGCGCATCCTGCTGGACCTGGAATCCCTGCCCTGGGACGATGCCTGGGACATCTGCGTCAAGACATTCGCCTACACCAACCACACCGTCCTGCCCGAGGCTTTGGAAACATGGCCTGTGGACCTCATGGGGCGCGTTCTACCCAGGCACCTTGAAATAATCATGGAGATCAACAGCCGGTTCATGGGCGAGGTTGCGCGTCGCTATCCCGGAGACTTCGAGCGCATGGCCCGGATGTCCATCATCGACGAGGGGTGGGGCCGGCGGGTGCGCATGGCCCACCTGGCCATCGTGGGCAGCCATGCGGTCAATGGGGTGGCCATGCTGCACTCCACCATCCTGAAAAACGGCCTGTTCAAGGACTTCGACGAGTTCTACCCCGGCAAGATTGGAAACATCACCAACGGGGTTACGCCCAGACGCTGGCTCCTCCAGGCCAACCCGTCCCTGGCCGGACTCATCACCCGGACCATCGGGCCTGAGTGGGTCACGGACCTGAACAAACTGAGGGAGCTCATTCCCCTGGCCGAGGATGCGTCCTTTAGAGCCGCCTGGCGCGAGTCCAAGCGCGAAAACAAAAAGCGGCTGGCCCGGTACGTCTTGCGCAAGGTGGGAATGGGCATAAACCCGGACACCCTCTTCGACGTCCAGGTCAAGCGCATGCACGAATACAAACGCCAGCTTCTGAACGTGCTGCACGTCATCACCCTCTACAACCGCCTGGTCGACAACCCGGGGCACGACTGCCCCGCACGCACGGTGATGATCGGCGGCAAGGCCGCACCCAGCTACCACATGGCCAAGCTGGTGATCAGACTCATCAATGCCGTAGGCGAAACGGTGAACAACGACGCGCGCATCAAGGGCAAGCTCAAGCTCATCTTCCTGCCCAACTACTGCATCTCCCAGGCCGAAAAGGTCATCCCGGCCACTGACCTCTCCGAACAGATTTCCACGGCCGGGATGGAGGCATCCGGCACCGGCAACATGAAGTTCGCCATCAACGGGGCTCTGACCATAGGCACCCTGGACGGAGCAAATGTGGAGATAATGGAGGAAGTGGGCGAGGAGAACATCTTCATCTTCGGCCTCAAGGCCCATGAAGTGGACGCGCTCCGGGCAGGAGGGAACGACCCGAAACTCTGGTACGAGGGTGACGCGGAGTTGAAGCGGGCTTTGGACATGATCGCTTCCGGGGCATTCTCCCCAGGCGAGCCACATCTTTTCGCCCCATTGATCGACAGTCTGCTCCACAAAGGCGACCACTATCTGGTGCTGGCAGACTACCGGGCCTATGTCCGGACCCAGGACCGCGTGGGCAGGCTCTATATGGACAAGGAGGAATGGACGAAGAAATCCATCCTCAACACAGCCACCATGGGCAAATTTTCCAGCGACCGGGCCGTATTGGAATATGCCAAGAACATCTGGAACATCCCGCCGCTGGGGGATTGA